The Populus alba chromosome 6, ASM523922v2, whole genome shotgun sequence genome contains a region encoding:
- the LOC118048053 gene encoding alpha/beta hydrolase domain-containing protein WAV2 isoform X1, whose protein sequence is MVSYMGVLLYGVGGIVVAGMALLVAFQEKLVYVPVLPGLTKSYPVTPARLRLLYEDVWLRSSDGVRLHAWFIKALPESRGPTVLFFQENAGNIAHRLEMVRIMIQRLQCNVFMLSYRGYGASDGYPSQHGITKDAQAALDHLSQRTDIDTSRIVVFGRSLGGAVGALLTKNNPDKVAALILENTFTSILDMAGVILPFLKWFIGGTSSKGPKLLNFLVRSPWSTIDVVGQIKQPILFLSGLQDEMVPPFHMQMLYGKAAAHNRECVFVDFPNGMHMDTWLAGGDHYWRTTQQFLEKHVPEIKEHDSSHDDKGTFIVYEDSVYLRETT, encoded by the exons ATGGTGTCGTACATGGGTGTGTTGCTGTACGGAGTAGGAGGCATAGTGGTAGCAGGGATGGCTTTGCTTGTAGCCTTTCAAGAGAAGCTTGTCTACGTCCCGGTGTTACCCGGTCTCACTAAATCCTACCCGGTCACTCCTGCCCGACTCCGTCTCCTTTACGAGGACGTTTGGCTCCGATCCTCCGATGGCGTCCGCCTTCACGCGTGGTTCATTAAAGCACTCCCTGAAAGCCGAG GTCCGACTGTCCTGTTTTTCCAAGAGAATGCTGGAA ACATTGCCCATCGTCTTGAAATGGTCCGCATAATGATTCAGAGGTTGCAGTGCAATGTGTTCATGCTTTCATATCGAGG TTATGGAGCAAGTGATGGATATCCTTCGCAGCATGGAATCACAAAAGATGCTCAG GCTGCTTTGGATCATCTTTCACAGAGGACTGACATTGACACATCTAGAATAGTCGTGTTTGGGCGGTCACTTGGGGGTGCAGTTGGGGCTCTGCTCACAAAAAACAATCCTGATAAG GTTGCTGCATTGATCCTGGAAAACACTTTTACATCCATTCTGGACATGGCTGGAGTTATACTGCCCTTCCTAAAGTGGTTTATTGGAGGCACGAGTTCAAAAGGGCCTAAACTTCTTAATTTTCTCGTACGTTCTCCATGGAGTACCATTGACGTTGTTGGCCAG ATTAAGCAGCCAATTCTTTTCCTTTCTGGATTGCAAGATGAAATGGTTCCTCCATTCCATATGCAAATGCTCTATGGTAAAGCAGCTGCTCATAATAGAGAATGCGTCTTTGTGGATTTTCCTAATGGCATGCATATGGACACTTGGCTTGCTGGTGGTGATCACTACTGGAGAACTACTCAGCAGTTTCTTGAAAAGCATGTTCCAGAGATAAAGGAACATGATTCATCCCATGATGACAAAG GCACTTTCATTGTATATGAAGACTCTGTTTACCTGAGAGAAACCACCTGA
- the LOC118048053 gene encoding alpha/beta hydrolase domain-containing protein WAV2 isoform X2, with amino-acid sequence MVSYMGVLLYGVGGIVVAGMALLVAFQEKLVYVPVLPGLTKSYPVTPARLRLLYEDVWLRSSDGVRLHAWFIKALPESRGPTVLFFQENAGNIAHRLEMVRIMIQRLQCNVFMLSYRGYGASDGYPSQHGITKDAQAALDHLSQRTDIDTSRIVVFGRSLGGAVGALLTKNNPDKVAALILENTFTSILDMAGVILPFLKWFIGGTSSKGPKLLNFLVRSPWSTIDVVGQIKQPILFLSGLQDEMVPPFHMQMLYGKAAAHNRECVFVDFPNGMHMDTWLAGGDHYWRTTQQFLEKHVPEIKEHDSSHDDKDIEGR; translated from the exons ATGGTGTCGTACATGGGTGTGTTGCTGTACGGAGTAGGAGGCATAGTGGTAGCAGGGATGGCTTTGCTTGTAGCCTTTCAAGAGAAGCTTGTCTACGTCCCGGTGTTACCCGGTCTCACTAAATCCTACCCGGTCACTCCTGCCCGACTCCGTCTCCTTTACGAGGACGTTTGGCTCCGATCCTCCGATGGCGTCCGCCTTCACGCGTGGTTCATTAAAGCACTCCCTGAAAGCCGAG GTCCGACTGTCCTGTTTTTCCAAGAGAATGCTGGAA ACATTGCCCATCGTCTTGAAATGGTCCGCATAATGATTCAGAGGTTGCAGTGCAATGTGTTCATGCTTTCATATCGAGG TTATGGAGCAAGTGATGGATATCCTTCGCAGCATGGAATCACAAAAGATGCTCAG GCTGCTTTGGATCATCTTTCACAGAGGACTGACATTGACACATCTAGAATAGTCGTGTTTGGGCGGTCACTTGGGGGTGCAGTTGGGGCTCTGCTCACAAAAAACAATCCTGATAAG GTTGCTGCATTGATCCTGGAAAACACTTTTACATCCATTCTGGACATGGCTGGAGTTATACTGCCCTTCCTAAAGTGGTTTATTGGAGGCACGAGTTCAAAAGGGCCTAAACTTCTTAATTTTCTCGTACGTTCTCCATGGAGTACCATTGACGTTGTTGGCCAG ATTAAGCAGCCAATTCTTTTCCTTTCTGGATTGCAAGATGAAATGGTTCCTCCATTCCATATGCAAATGCTCTATGGTAAAGCAGCTGCTCATAATAGAGAATGCGTCTTTGTGGATTTTCCTAATGGCATGCATATGGACACTTGGCTTGCTGGTGGTGATCACTACTGGAGAACTACTCAGCAGTTTCTTGAAAAGCATGTTCCAGAGATAAAGGAACATGATTCATCCCATGATGACAAAG ATATTGAGGGGAGGTGA
- the LOC118048052 gene encoding PHD finger protein ALFIN-LIKE 4 isoform X1, producing MDAGAQYNPRTVEEVFRDLKGRRAGMIKALTTDVEEFYQQCDPEKENLCLYGFPNEQWEVNLPAEEVPPELPEPALGINFARDGMQEKDWLSLVAVHSDAWLLAVAFYFGSRFGFDKTDRKRLFTMINDLPTIFEIVTGAVKKQAKEKSSVSNHSSNKSKSNSKGVKLLSFFFLID from the exons ATGGACGCAGGCGCCCAGTACAACCCCCGAACTGTAGAGGAGGTTTTCAGGGATCTTAAAGGCCGTAGAGCTGGAATGATCAAAGCTCTAACTACTG atGTAGAAGAATTTTATCAGCAGTGTGATCCTG AAAAGGAGAATCTTTGCCTGTATGGGTTCCCTAATGAACAGTGGGAAGTCAATTTACCTGCTGAAGAAGTGCCTCCCGAACTCCCAGAGCCTGCACTTGGAATTAACTTTGCCAGAGATGGGATGCAAGAAAAAGATTGGCTCTCTCTAGTTGCTGTTCATAGTGACGCATGGTTGCTTGCTGTGGCTTTCTACTTTGGCTCTAGATTTGGTTTTGATAAAACTGATAG GAAACGTCTTTTCACTATGATAAATGATCTCCCAACAATATTTGAGATTGTAACTGGAGCTGTGAAGAAACAAGCAAAGGAGAAATCATCCGTCTCAAATCATAGCAGCAACAAGTCCAAGTCAAACTCAAAAGGGGTAaaattactctctttttttttcttgattgattaa
- the LOC118048052 gene encoding PHD finger protein ALFIN-LIKE 4 isoform X2 yields MDAGAQYNPRTVEEVFRDLKGRRAGMIKALTTEKENLCLYGFPNEQWEVNLPAEEVPPELPEPALGINFARDGMQEKDWLSLVAVHSDAWLLAVAFYFGSRFGFDKTDRKRLFTMINDLPTIFEIVTGAVKKQAKEKSSVSNHSSNKSKSNSKGVKLLSFFFLID; encoded by the exons ATGGACGCAGGCGCCCAGTACAACCCCCGAACTGTAGAGGAGGTTTTCAGGGATCTTAAAGGCCGTAGAGCTGGAATGATCAAAGCTCTAACTACTG AAAAGGAGAATCTTTGCCTGTATGGGTTCCCTAATGAACAGTGGGAAGTCAATTTACCTGCTGAAGAAGTGCCTCCCGAACTCCCAGAGCCTGCACTTGGAATTAACTTTGCCAGAGATGGGATGCAAGAAAAAGATTGGCTCTCTCTAGTTGCTGTTCATAGTGACGCATGGTTGCTTGCTGTGGCTTTCTACTTTGGCTCTAGATTTGGTTTTGATAAAACTGATAG GAAACGTCTTTTCACTATGATAAATGATCTCCCAACAATATTTGAGATTGTAACTGGAGCTGTGAAGAAACAAGCAAAGGAGAAATCATCCGTCTCAAATCATAGCAGCAACAAGTCCAAGTCAAACTCAAAAGGGGTAaaattactctctttttttttcttgattgattaa